The proteins below come from a single Mucilaginibacter mali genomic window:
- a CDS encoding tetratricopeptide repeat protein codes for MMKLKYVALILPALSAATVYAQQNPAGQVYKTYHTAIELLDKQKYVAAAEQFRLVETSRISTTTQPDFETSVSLLKENAQYYEALCALELGNDDAENMFLRFIKVHPENPLTKLAYFQMGKSYFKQGKYQDVLRWFDKIDAASLNGRENTEYKFYKGYAYFDTKDYKHAQMLFSEVKDRKSPYTLDATYYFAYIAYLNQDYHLALVNFERLKNSKKYEDSYPYYITAVYFLDKRYDDVLSYAVPILNSTHQKNETEMFRIVAASYFAKVDYPNSVKYYSKFEAQDNGRTQNTQDSYQMGYGYYKIGDYQKAAVQLEKVTDKNDVYSQTGSYTLGDAFLKLNNKQSARNAFMVASKMDFDKQLQEDALYQYAKLSYELDFYVQALEATRTYLKNYPRSPRTDEMKILLGEELLSSRNYREAVEILEPIPNKTQSAKIAYQKVTYYRGLEFINERAFENAIGIFLRSLKYPIDTKIEALTTYWMAEAMYEVRKYGESVQRFETFLDMPDAPETDVYNYANYALGYAAFNGDQYKKAASSFEKFLAGTVKDPSTVNDATTRIADSYFVLKSYEKAMSYYNRIIDRHSQGEDYALFQRGMIQGLQGSPDAKISTLNDVLNKFPNSDFADDAAFEIAYTYFIKNDGDKSKSDLLAMIDKYPRSSYIPRALVTIGLIDYNADKEDLAVESFKRVIKDYPSTEEAKQALKQVEKIYTDKGDAQTFITYATSTPIGNYTTAQQEAIMQTAANNLYLKGDWQGTVGAVNAYYDKFPKPIYEKQMRFIRAQALVNLKRTDEAVQDYNVILNDWTSAYTEKALISMSKLYLDQQKYGDAVVFLKRLETNSEYKADYTYAINNLLLSYSQMNQPDDVLKYVGLVRGNEKSAQEDKFKTGVYAGKAYLLKGDTTAAVNEFDYTVANTKTVAAAEAKYNIALIEYKKGKYKASQKTCFDLAKELPNYDYWIAKTYILLGDNYVGLKDNFQAKATYQSVIEHYTGNDDVLPEAKAKLEKIAPGSVKDSPAPAPSDSTKQKEVKKQGNN; via the coding sequence ATGATGAAACTTAAATACGTCGCTCTTATACTTCCTGCACTCTCTGCCGCCACGGTTTACGCGCAGCAAAACCCTGCAGGCCAGGTATATAAAACCTACCATACCGCTATCGAGTTACTGGATAAGCAAAAATATGTGGCCGCTGCCGAGCAATTTCGACTGGTAGAAACATCGCGCATATCAACCACCACCCAGCCCGATTTTGAAACTTCGGTATCCCTGCTAAAGGAAAACGCTCAATATTACGAAGCCCTTTGCGCGCTGGAACTGGGTAACGATGATGCCGAAAACATGTTTCTGCGCTTTATTAAGGTACACCCCGAAAACCCGCTGACCAAGCTGGCTTACTTCCAGATGGGTAAATCGTACTTTAAGCAGGGCAAATACCAGGATGTATTGCGCTGGTTTGATAAGATAGACGCCGCATCGTTAAACGGCCGCGAAAATACCGAGTACAAGTTTTACAAGGGCTATGCTTATTTCGATACCAAAGATTATAAGCATGCCCAAATGTTGTTCAGCGAGGTAAAGGATCGCAAATCGCCCTACACGCTGGATGCCACCTACTATTTTGCCTACATCGCCTACCTTAACCAGGACTATCACTTGGCGCTGGTAAATTTCGAGCGCTTAAAAAATTCGAAGAAATACGAGGATAGCTATCCCTACTACATCACCGCCGTTTACTTTTTAGATAAGCGTTATGATGATGTGCTGAGCTACGCCGTTCCTATCCTGAACAGTACGCATCAGAAAAACGAGACCGAGATGTTCCGTATTGTGGCGGCATCGTACTTTGCCAAAGTAGATTATCCAAATTCGGTTAAATATTACAGCAAGTTCGAGGCCCAGGACAACGGCCGCACCCAAAACACGCAGGATAGCTACCAGATGGGCTACGGTTACTATAAAATTGGCGACTATCAAAAGGCAGCCGTACAATTAGAAAAGGTAACCGATAAGAACGACGTTTACAGTCAAACGGGTAGCTATACCCTTGGCGATGCCTTCCTTAAGCTGAATAATAAGCAAAGCGCCCGCAACGCCTTTATGGTAGCCTCAAAAATGGATTTCGATAAGCAGTTGCAGGAAGACGCGCTTTATCAATACGCCAAACTATCGTACGAACTGGATTTTTACGTGCAGGCGCTGGAAGCCACACGTACATACCTGAAGAATTATCCAAGATCGCCCCGTACCGATGAGATGAAGATCTTACTGGGCGAAGAATTACTCAGCTCACGTAACTATCGTGAAGCGGTGGAGATTTTAGAACCCATCCCTAACAAAACCCAAAGCGCCAAGATAGCTTACCAAAAAGTAACCTACTACCGTGGTTTGGAGTTTATTAACGAACGCGCTTTTGAGAACGCCATTGGCATCTTCCTGCGCTCGCTGAAATACCCTATCGATACCAAAATTGAAGCGCTAACCACCTACTGGATGGCAGAGGCCATGTACGAGGTACGCAAATACGGCGAATCGGTACAACGCTTCGAGACTTTTTTGGATATGCCCGACGCGCCGGAAACCGATGTGTACAACTATGCCAACTACGCGTTGGGGTACGCAGCCTTTAACGGCGATCAGTATAAAAAAGCAGCCAGCTCGTTCGAGAAGTTTCTGGCCGGGACGGTAAAAGACCCGAGCACCGTTAACGATGCCACCACCCGCATAGCCGACAGCTACTTTGTATTGAAAAGCTACGAAAAGGCGATGAGTTATTATAACCGCATTATTGACCGTCATAGCCAGGGCGAGGATTACGCCTTATTTCAACGGGGCATGATACAGGGTTTGCAGGGTTCGCCGGATGCGAAGATCAGCACGCTGAACGATGTGCTGAATAAATTCCCTAACTCTGATTTTGCCGATGACGCGGCCTTTGAGATCGCTTATACTTATTTCATCAAGAATGATGGCGACAAGTCTAAATCTGACCTGCTGGCCATGATAGATAAATATCCGCGCAGCAGCTATATCCCGCGTGCGTTGGTTACCATTGGTTTGATAGATTACAACGCCGATAAGGAAGACCTGGCCGTTGAATCGTTCAAACGGGTGATCAAGGATTATCCATCAACCGAGGAAGCTAAACAGGCTTTAAAGCAGGTAGAGAAGATCTATACCGATAAGGGCGATGCGCAAACGTTCATCACTTACGCTACCTCTACCCCTATCGGCAATTACACCACCGCCCAGCAGGAAGCCATTATGCAAACTGCCGCTAACAACCTTTATCTAAAGGGCGATTGGCAAGGCACCGTTGGCGCGGTAAATGCGTACTACGATAAATTCCCGAAACCGATATACGAGAAGCAGATGCGTTTTATCCGTGCGCAGGCTTTGGTCAACCTGAAGCGTACCGACGAAGCCGTGCAGGATTACAACGTGATACTGAACGACTGGACCAGCGCCTACACCGAAAAGGCATTGATCAGCATGTCGAAGCTATACCTTGATCAGCAGAAGTATGGTGATGCTGTAGTATTCCTTAAACGCCTGGAAACCAACTCAGAATACAAGGCTGACTATACCTATGCTATTAATAACCTGCTGCTCAGCTACTCGCAAATGAATCAGCCGGATGATGTGCTGAAGTATGTTGGCCTGGTTCGCGGGAACGAAAAATCGGCACAGGAGGACAAATTTAAAACTGGTGTATACGCCGGTAAAGCCTACCTGTTAAAAGGTGATACTACAGCCGCCGTTAACGAGTTTGACTACACCGTAGCCAACACCAAAACCGTTGCCGCCGCCGAAGCTAAATACAACATCGCCCTGATAGAATATAAAAAGGGCAAGTATAAGGCATCGCAAAAAACCTGCTTCGATCTGGCTAAGGAATTGCCCAACTACGATTACTGGATAGCCAAAACCTATATCCTGCTGGGTGATAATTACGTGGGCTTAAAGGACAACTTCCAGGCCAAGGCTACCTATCAGAGCGTAATTGAGCACTATACGGGCAACGATGATGTGCTGCCCGAGGCCAAAGCCAAGTTAGAGAAGATAGCACCTGGAAGCGTAAAGGATTCCCCTGCTCCTGCTCCATCCGATAGCACCAAACAAAAAGAGGTAAAAAAACAAGGTAACAACTAA
- a CDS encoding tetratricopeptide repeat-containing hybrid sensor histidine kinase/response regulator gives MDKNFTVDTDKIVALLDEAYAGRINDLNHSTQLANTALSLSREINNNELIGKSLNHLSLFYMIQGEYKRSIGMAEEAIKYFEELHDDKGIADARYSIAGNYYKTDNYHLGLIYLINCLTTYRKYNDYHNQARTQKSLGTIYEYFGDQKNAIKSYEGAIEAARQAKDINLESNAYNPLSGIYLKQGKTKEALDLIERSIAMKNKTGDIRGLAFALYGLGKIHISTGQFDLAEEDLQECISIHQQVGEKLGLGMAYHRLADLYMRMDRLKEARRLLEQTLDFSDAYNIVIIKFKCDHLLYQIHKKKGNTVLALEYLERYLSQKEAVINTQTLQIIENYELITRMESLEKEAKLQKEKDEIIKKKELAEQSAKVKQDFLSTMSHEIRTPLNAVITITSLLKDRSDEEEQRLLNSLKFASNNLLLIINDILDFTKLEAGKMQLDVHPCNFRTLIENLRHIYENLATEKGLKLFLNIDTTVAESYELDETKLSQILGNLIGNAIKYTDNGKVEIGVTNLKSDKEIDTLRFTITDTGVGIPKVSYKEIFESFSQPKSITTRKHGGSGLGLAIVKKLVELYKSKVHVNSEVGKGSSFHFDIKTKRLVSEEAQKQAPLDKLTNRSVLLAEDNMINAMVARKLLSNWGIATEHAKNGIEAVEKSKLRAYDFILMDIHMPEMNGFDATKNIREMGNPNSFTPIFALTADITAEHQDEYAGYFNGFLRKPIEIEKLYNSLVNALLVVS, from the coding sequence GTGGATAAAAACTTTACCGTTGATACCGATAAGATAGTTGCGCTTTTAGATGAAGCGTATGCCGGTCGTATTAACGATTTAAACCACAGTACCCAACTGGCCAATACAGCATTATCGCTTAGCCGCGAGATCAATAACAACGAGTTAATAGGCAAAAGCCTTAATCACTTATCGTTGTTTTATATGATACAGGGCGAGTACAAACGCTCCATCGGCATGGCCGAAGAGGCCATTAAGTATTTTGAAGAACTGCACGATGATAAAGGTATTGCCGATGCCCGCTACAGTATTGCCGGTAATTATTATAAAACCGATAACTATCACTTAGGTCTCATCTACCTTATCAATTGCCTTACCACCTACCGCAAATACAACGATTACCATAACCAGGCCCGTACCCAAAAATCACTGGGCACTATTTATGAATATTTTGGCGATCAGAAAAACGCTATCAAATCGTACGAAGGTGCCATCGAGGCAGCCCGGCAGGCTAAGGATATCAACCTCGAGTCGAACGCTTATAACCCCCTGTCGGGCATTTACCTTAAACAGGGTAAAACAAAAGAAGCGCTCGATCTGATTGAACGGTCGATAGCCATGAAAAACAAAACCGGCGATATCCGTGGTCTCGCGTTTGCGCTTTATGGTTTAGGTAAGATCCACATCAGCACAGGGCAGTTTGACCTGGCCGAAGAAGATCTGCAGGAATGCATTTCCATACACCAGCAGGTGGGCGAAAAACTGGGGCTGGGTATGGCCTATCACCGCCTGGCCGACCTGTATATGCGCATGGACCGCTTGAAGGAGGCCCGCCGCCTGCTTGAACAAACACTCGACTTTAGCGACGCGTACAACATCGTGATCATTAAATTCAAGTGCGACCACCTGTTGTACCAGATCCATAAAAAGAAGGGCAATACGGTACTGGCCCTCGAGTATCTTGAACGGTACCTGAGCCAAAAAGAAGCGGTTATTAATACGCAAACCCTGCAGATCATCGAGAACTACGAACTGATCACCCGCATGGAATCGCTTGAAAAGGAAGCGAAGCTGCAAAAGGAAAAAGACGAGATCATCAAAAAGAAGGAACTGGCAGAACAATCGGCCAAGGTAAAGCAGGATTTCCTGTCGACCATGAGTCATGAGATCCGTACGCCTTTAAACGCGGTGATCACTATCACATCTTTATTAAAAGACCGATCGGACGAGGAGGAACAACGCCTGCTTAACTCACTAAAGTTCGCGTCAAATAATTTGCTGCTTATTATTAACGATATCCTCGACTTTACCAAGCTCGAGGCCGGTAAAATGCAGTTGGATGTGCACCCCTGCAATTTCCGTACGTTAATAGAGAACCTGCGCCATATTTACGAGAACCTGGCGACAGAAAAAGGCCTGAAATTATTCCTTAATATTGATACTACCGTAGCCGAAAGCTACGAGTTGGACGAAACCAAACTATCGCAAATATTAGGCAACCTGATAGGCAATGCCATTAAATATACCGATAACGGTAAGGTAGAAATCGGCGTAACTAATTTAAAAAGCGATAAAGAGATAGATACCCTGCGGTTTACCATAACCGATACCGGTGTGGGGATACCAAAGGTATCGTACAAAGAGATCTTTGAAAGCTTTTCGCAGCCAAAATCAATCACTACGCGTAAGCATGGCGGTTCGGGGCTGGGATTGGCCATCGTAAAAAAACTGGTAGAACTGTATAAAAGCAAGGTACATGTAAACAGCGAGGTGGGCAAAGGATCGTCTTTTCACTTCGATATCAAAACTAAACGACTTGTTAGCGAAGAAGCACAGAAGCAAGCACCGCTTGATAAGCTGACCAACCGCTCCGTTTTACTGGCCGAAGATAACATGATAAATGCCATGGTGGCCCGTAAATTATTATCAAACTGGGGCATTGCTACCGAGCATGCTAAAAACGGCATAGAAGCCGTTGAAAAATCGAAGCTGCGCGCGTACGATTTTATTTTGATGGATATCCATATGCCCGAAATGAACGGCTTCGACGCTACCAAAAATATCAGGGAAATGGGCAACCCTAACTCGTTCACCCCCATCTTCGCCCTTACGGCCGATATTACCGCCGAACACCAGGACGAATACGCCGGCTACTTCAACGGCTTCCTGCGTAAACCTATCGAGATAGAAAAATTGTACAACTCGCTGGTGAATGCGCTTTTAGTTGTTAGTTGA